GTCGCTGTCGTCGCGCGTCACCTTGGTGTAGGAGGCAAACGGCATCGCCGGATAGACCAGCCCGCCATCGGGGAAGCGCCCGTTGTGCATCATCTGGAAGAACTGGTCGGACGTCCACATGCCGATGCCGGTTTGCGGGTCGGGCGTGATGTTCGAGGTGTAGAGCGTGCCGAAAGGTGTCTTCATCGCCAGGCCACCGGCAAAAAGCTTGCCTTCGCGCGCGGTGTGGCAGGCGATGCAGTCGCCGGCACGGGCGAGGTATTCGCCCTTTTTCAGGAGCGCCGCATCCTGCGCGTTTGCCTGCGTCGCGCCGATCAGCAGCAACATGGCGGCAAAGGCCGGGAGCAGCGCTTTCAAGGTTCTCGGCATGTTGCGCGATCTCCCCCTAGTTCGGCTCGCTGCCGCACGACAGCGGCATCGGCAGGCTGCCTTGCTTGGCGAACGACGGGTCCGTCGGCGCCGGGCGCGATGACAGATACGCAGCCACCGCCTTGACATCGTCTTCGGTCAGGAGGCCGGCGACGATTTGCATGCAGTCCGGCGCTGCTGCGGTCCGCGTGCCGTAGCGCCAGCCGCCGAGCTGCGCACTGATGTAGCTGGCGCGCAGGCCGAGCAGACCCGGTATGGCCGGCTCCATCCCGCCGAAGGTCGCGCCGTGGCAACTCGCACAGGCGGGCACGCCGCGCTGCGGATCGCCGCTTGTCACGATCGATTCGCCGCGCGCCAGGACTTCCTTGCTGACGGTGGGAACGGCAGGCGGCGGAAACGGCGGCCGCAGCGAGGCAAAATGCTCGGCGATCTTCTTGAGATAATCGTCGGGCAGAAATTCCAGCAGATAGTTCATCGGCGGGTATTTGCGCCGCCCGTCCCGGAACGCCACCAGCTGGTTGTAGAGATAGCCCGCGGGCTTGCCCGCCAACCGCGGGAAATACACGTCGCTGGTGCCCTCGCCCTCGGCGCCGTGACACGACGCGCAGGCGAGCACGCGCGCGGCCATGGTGTCGGGCGCACGCTCGGTGGCCGGGACCTGTACTGGGGATTGCGCCTGCGCTGGGCCGAGCGGAATCGCAATCGAAGCAAGCAGCGAAAATATCGGCAGGAGTCGAAGCGTCACCGGCATTGCCTCATCTCGACGACGAGATGGAACTCTTGCATATCACATCAATGGTGGCAACGCGGCTCACGCGCCGAAGCTGCGTCATTCGTGCATGGAGCCGTTGAATCTATTTGCGATAGACCTTCGTTGGATCGAAATGTCTGTCGGCATCGACAAATGACAGCCGTGTGTCGCCGTCGGCTGCGACAATCTGGCGATAGAAGCAGGAGTGCCGTCCGGTGTGGCAGGCGGCGCCGTGCTGCTCGACGCGAATCCAGATCGCGTCCTGATCGCAATCCATCCGCATCTCGACCACGTGCTGGGTGTGTCCGGAGCTTTCGCCCTTGCGCCACAGCGCCTGGCGCGAACGGCTGTAGTACCAGGCCTCGCCGCTCGCGATCGTCTTGCGCAGCGCTTCGTCGTTCATGTGTGCGACCATCAGCACCTCGCCGGTCGCCGCATCGGTCGCCACGCAGGTCAGAAGACCCGACGCGTCGAACTTGGGCTGGAACGCCAGCCCTTCCTCACGGTCATGCGGATCGGCAGAAGTGGACACAGGCAGCCCTCGCGGAAATCGAAGCGAGGGTCAGCGCAGCCCTCGCACCATGGACAGGAAACGGGCCTGCTCCGCCGGATTGTCGCGGAACATGCCGGTATAGCGGCTGGTGAACGTCGTCGCACCGTGCTTGGCAACGCCGCGCACCGACATGCAGGTATGCTCCGCCTCGATCACGACCGCAACGCCGCGCGGCTTGAGAATTTCGTCGACCGCGGCCGCGATCTGCGCGGTGAGATGTTCCTGGGTCTGCAGGCGCCGCGCGAAGATGTCGGTCAGCCGCGCCAGTTTCGACAAGCCCACCACCCGTTCGACCGGCGTATAGGCGATATGCGCCTTGCCGTAGAACGGCATCATGTGATGCTCGCATTGCGAGGTGAATTCGATATCGCGGATCAGGACGAAATCGTCATAGCCCGCGGTCTCGCCAAAGGTGCGGTCGAGCACTTCGGCCGGGCACTGGTGGTAGCCCTGATAGAGCTCGTCGTAGGCCTCGACCACCCGGCGCGGGGTATCCAGCAACCCCTCGCGTCGGGGATTCTCGCCGATATAGCTCAGCAGCGTGTGCACGGCCTGTTCGGCCTCGGCACGCGACGGTCGCGGCTGGTCGGCGCGGACGGCGGCGGCCAGGAATTCGGAAGGATCGAGCTCGGCGGGGCGGGTTTCCGGCGCCACATCGGGCGCCTTGATTTCGGAACCCTTGCCGGGGCGGAGGGATTTGATCAGCGCGTCCATGTCTTCTCCGTTCGACCGGTCCTGGGGACCGGAGTGTCACCGGGCAGACGGGGCGGTTTGGCCGCCGGGCGCCTGAGTCCCATCATATTATACCATGGCAGCCGAATTGGTCTCGGTTTCGGGCGCCACCTGCGAAACGGCCGGGCTATTTTTCCGCCGTTCCCGTCCATATATAGGACGGTGAAACCTTGCCGCCAAGGGCGGTTGCAAGGGCGCTTACGCAGGCCTGTCCGGGACCCCGATCCATGCTGAACGACATCTACAACAAGCGGATCATCGAATTGGCGGGCAATATCCCCCGTCTCGGCCGCCTCCCCGACCCCGACGCCAGCGCTACCGCCCATTCCAAGCTGTGCGGCTCGACCGTCAAGATCGACCTCAAGATGGACGGCCCCGTGGTCACCGATTTCGCCCACGACGTGAAGGCCTGCGCGCTCGGCCAGGCCTCCTCCTCGATCATGGCAAGCCATGTCATAGGCTCGACCGCGAGCGAGCTGCGCGAATTGCGCGAGACCGTGCGCAAGATGCTGAAGGAGAACGGCAGCCCCCCGCAAGGCAAATGGGCCGATATCGGCTTGCTCGAGCCGGTGCGCGACTACAAGGCGCGCCACGCCTCGACCATGCTGACCTTTGACGCCGTGGTCGACGCCATCGGCCAGATCGAAGCCAAGGCCAAGCAGCCGGCATCGGCGTAAGTCGTCATGCCCGCGAAGGCGGGCATCCAGTACGCCGGGAATTCCCGATTGATCACCAACGCCACGGCGGACTGGATCATCCGCTTTCGCGGATGATGACGGTGTTTGCTGAGATGCGGCTTACTTCCCGGCCTGCGCCGGCGCGGTCGCAGCGCTGCCGGTCGGGACGACCGCCTCGGCCGTCTTGGTCGATTTCGCTGCTTGCGGCGACGCATCGCCTTCGACCGCGGAACTGACAAAGCGGTCCTGGGTTGGCTTGGACTTCAGCTCGCTGGGCTTCAGCTCGGCCACCGGGATCGACGCGCCGTCATGCGGCAGCACGTCGGCAACGGCATCGGTCGTCACGAGATTGGTCAGCCGCAACTCGGCCGCCGACAATTCGTGCAGGTCTTCCCATGGCGGCACGCTCAGCGCGAGCGACAACAGGTCGCCGCCGCCGCCCATATCAAAAGTGTATTTGGCGAGACGACCGATGTCCCGCTCCACGATCATCAGGTCCTGCGCCGTGTAGCTCGCCGCCTTGGCATCGTCGGCGCGATCGCCCATCCAGATCTGGTGGACGCGGACGTGGGCCGCCTCGGGCACGTAACGGGTCTTGCCCGACAACAGCAGGAACACGCACATCGACTCGCACCAGGCTTGCGGCACGATGCTGGGGCGTTCGCCCTGCGCGGTCTGGGTCCGCACCGTGGCGCCCACCGTCGTCATCGCGCCGAGGCCGCGGAAGCGCCGCCCGAGCGCGATGGAATCGTTGACCGAACCGCCACTGGAATCCAGCACGATGGTGGCGCCATGGAGTTGACGGTCGCGCGCGAATTCGTCGAATTCCTTGGGGCTGTCAGATGTGACGATGCCGACGGCCGAGACCCAGCCCCTGCAGTCGGGCTGGCATGCGACCCAGTTGAAGTGCATCGGCAATTTGCGTTCTTCGAGGGTGGTGCCGGCCAGCGCCGAATTGCCCAGCGTCGTGACCACGCCCGGCAATGCGAGACAGATGGCAGTGGCACCGAGAAGCGCCCAGCCGCGAATTCCTTGCGACCTCACAAACCTCAATTTGGTTCCTTCCCCCAAGCCCGGTACATGAGCAGCGGCAACGGTCCCAACGCTTCTTGATTCTGTCATCGAAGCGTTATCAAAACGGTAACCGTACTGACCTGCACCGTCCATACGACCTTTGCTGCAGCGCCGCTCGCGCCGTGCGATAAATGCAAACTGTGGCGCAAATATCTGCGCGGACCTGGTTCCATGCTTGGGAACCACCGGAAAACTACGTACATAGTTCAACATGTCGCCCGCAGATCATTCTTCGTCACCTCGCGAACGATGCACGGAATGTGCCAGCCCAATGCGGCGGCTGCCGCGCAACGCCGGGCGCGCGCTGATCTGGATCTACCGGCATACGCTGTCGCCGCTGGTCGGCTACAACTGCCGGCACCTGCCGACATGTTCGGTCTACGGCGACGAGGCGATCGAACGTTTCGGATTATGGGGCGGCGGCTGGATGACGCTGGCGCGGATATTGCGCTGCCAGCCATGGGGAACCTCGGGCATCGATAACGTGCCGCAGACGAGACCGCCGAACGCACGGTGGTATCTGCCATGGCGCTACGGACGCTGGCGCGGCGTCAACTCCTGAGCAATTCGCATTGCTGCCACGCATGGAACTTTAGGTTCCCGGTGCGCGTTGATTGGTTGCTCCGACCGGAGGAAACAATAATGCGCTGGAAAATCAGCCATCACGGTCACGACCCCAGGCAGATCGACCTGCTTGCGATCCTGGCCCTGCTCATCGTGATCGCCACTGCCTGGCATTACTTCGGCGAAAGAACCGAGCCGCACAATACAACAGGCTTCATCGTACCCAGCCAAAACGTGCGATGGTGATCGCAGCAAATCACCGGCATTAGCGGCCGAACCAGAAGAAGCCGTTCCGGGGTGGCGGTGGAACCGGCGCGGGCGGCCGCGGTTTCCGCGGGCGTGGCGGCGGTGGCGGCGGCGGTTCGGTCGACGAGGTCGCCTCGGGACCGGCGGTGCCGTCATCCGGTAGCTTGACCGACAGCAGCAAATTCGATTCGTGCGGCCGCCATCGATAACCGATGCCGAAATCAATCGGCTGGGCCCGTTCGAACAGCTCGGCGTAGGATTCCTGAAAACGCCCTGGGAATTCCTTGATCGGTCCGGCGTAACGGCCGAACGGGAAGAACCGCCATTTCTTCGAGCTGTAGTAGGTGAGCGGAATTCCGGAATCGTCCTGGATGATGGTTGAGCTGTTGGCGAGCATGAAGTTGCGCACCGTGGTGAAGTTGCCGGAATGCAGCAGATAAGACGCGCTCTTGATCAGGCTGTTGCCGGGCGCCAGCGTCGCGCAGAATTTCAGGAAGCCGCTCGCCTTCACGCCGGGATTGGAAAGATCGGTCGAGAAATAATACAGCGTCTTCTCGACGCCATCCGCCCCCTTGAAGGTGATCCGCGCACCGCGCACGGCGTTCGGTCCCGCGTTTTCGCTTCCGGAATGCGCTACGCCCTGATTGTCGAGCACGATCGGAGTGGCTTCCTTGATGGTCTTGCCCGAGCGCGCCAAAAACACATAGAGCACCGGCAAGGTACCGCTGATCTGGCCGGCGTGCAGATCGACCTTCATATGCTTGGTGATGAAGAAGCTGAAGTTCAGGATTGAACTCATCGAGTGTTCGACATTGGACAGTGCCGCACCGACTCCGCCGCGAGGCAATCTCGCCAGATCGGGTACCGAGCCCGGAGGCTCGAGCGCACTCAGCACGTAGGTCGTCGCCTTGGGGTAGAACGCATCGGCGTAGAGAAAATCCGGACCGGAGAACATGTAGAACATGGTCGGCCGCGGCGCCGCCAGATTGATGTCGGACCAGGCGCGAATTTTCGATATCTGGCGCTGCTCGAGCTGGGCGAAGGCGGAATCGAAGAACTTTGCGTGCCGCTGCCAGCCCGAATCCCTGGTCAATGGCATCAGCGGCGAGTCAGCCGACGGCATCATACCGGCGAGAAATTTTGCGGTGTCGTCCGCGGTCACGGTCTCGGCGGCCCGGACGGCGGATACGGCCGCGAACAAGACGGCGGCCACAAGCGTTGCAACCCTTACAAACGGCATCATGTTCATTCACGGCCCGGCACTGAAGTCACGGCATCACCTGCCCGCTGGCGGAAAACAGCGTAAATCAAAAGTCCGGAAAACATCATCAAAATGCCAAGGGCCGACTGCAGTGGTCGCTCCGTCAACAGATAGTACATCATGAAGCCGGTCATGAGCAGGAAAACCACTGGCGTAACCGGGTATCCCCAGGTGCGATAGGGCCGCGGCAGATCGGGCCGCGTAATCCGCAGCTTGATGACGCCGAGCACGGTGAAGAACGAACAGAACAGCAGCGCGAACTGGATGAAGTCGAGCACCGCCTCGAAGCTGCGCGTCAACAGCATCAGGCTCGCCACCACCAGCTGAAACAGGATGGCCAAGGCCGGCGCGCCGCCGGCCGACCTGCCGGCGAACAGCCGCAATACCGGAATGTCCTCGCCCATCGTCATCATCACGCGCGGCCCGATCCACATCATCGCGCTGATCGAGGAGATCAGCCCGAAGCAGATCATCGCGCCGACGATACGGCCGCCGAACTCGCCGAAGATGTGACTGCCTGAAATGCGGGCAACATCGAGTTGTCCCGCCAGTTCTCCGATCGGCGCGGTGTGCAGAAACACGGCGTTGAGCGCGATATACAGCACCATCACGATCAACGTCCCCGTGAGCATCGCGCGCGGCACGTTGCGCTCCGGCTGGCGCACCTCGCCGATGATGTAGGTCGCGGCGTTCCAGCCGGAGAATGAATACATCACGAAAACGAGACTGATCGCGAACGGCGCGCTGGCGATATACGTTAAATCGGACGAAGACGGCGCGAAGCTGACCGGCTGCGGCGTGCCGATCACAAATCCGCTCACCAGGAAGCCTACGATCAGCAACACCTTGAGGATGGTCGCGATCAACTGAAAGGTCGAGGAGTGCCGGACGCCGGTGAGCTGCACCAGCGACACCAGCCAGACCACGCCGATGGCAAGCGCCAGCGGCGGCGCGTTCGGAAATACCGATTTGCCGTATTCGCCGAACGCCATCGCGGCGAGCGCCACGGGCGCCGCGAAACCGACGGTGGCCGACACCCAGCCGGCCACAAAACCGAAGGCCGGGTGATAGGCCCGGCCGAGAAAATTGTATTCGCCGCTCGAGCGCGGAAACATCGCGCCAAGTTCGCTGTAGGAAAACACCCCGCATAGCGCGACCACGCCGCCGACGGTCCACAGCAACAGGATCGAAAAGCCGGAGGGAAGGTCCTTGACCTGAAAGCCGAGGCTGGTGAAGACGCCGACGCCGATCATGTCGGCGACGACGATCGCGATCGCTACCAGGACCGAAACGGTCGAGCCGCTTCCGGGGAGCGGTCCGGTCAAAGCCGCGCTTCCCGTCTCTGATGCCGCCATATCGGACCGTACCTTCA
The Bradyrhizobium sp. KBS0727 genome window above contains:
- a CDS encoding iron-sulfur cluster assembly scaffold protein, which produces MLNDIYNKRIIELAGNIPRLGRLPDPDASATAHSKLCGSTVKIDLKMDGPVVTDFAHDVKACALGQASSSIMASHVIGSTASELRELRETVRKMLKENGSPPQGKWADIGLLEPVRDYKARHASTMLTFDAVVDAIGQIEAKAKQPASA
- a CDS encoding c-type cytochrome, translating into MPLGPAQAQSPVQVPATERAPDTMAARVLACASCHGAEGEGTSDVYFPRLAGKPAGYLYNQLVAFRDGRRKYPPMNYLLEFLPDDYLKKIAEHFASLRPPFPPPAVPTVSKEVLARGESIVTSGDPQRGVPACASCHGATFGGMEPAIPGLLGLRASYISAQLGGWRYGTRTAAAPDCMQIVAGLLTEDDVKAVAAYLSSRPAPTDPSFAKQGSLPMPLSCGSEPN
- the yidD gene encoding membrane protein insertion efficiency factor YidD yields the protein MRRLPRNAGRALIWIYRHTLSPLVGYNCRHLPTCSVYGDEAIERFGLWGGGWMTLARILRCQPWGTSGIDNVPQTRPPNARWYLPWRYGRWRGVNS
- the folE gene encoding GTP cyclohydrolase I FolE — its product is MDALIKSLRPGKGSEIKAPDVAPETRPAELDPSEFLAAAVRADQPRPSRAEAEQAVHTLLSYIGENPRREGLLDTPRRVVEAYDELYQGYHQCPAEVLDRTFGETAGYDDFVLIRDIEFTSQCEHHMMPFYGKAHIAYTPVERVVGLSKLARLTDIFARRLQTQEHLTAQIAAAVDEILKPRGVAVVIEAEHTCMSVRGVAKHGATTFTSRYTGMFRDNPAEQARFLSMVRGLR
- the hisI gene encoding phosphoribosyl-AMP cyclohydrolase; translated protein: MSTSADPHDREEGLAFQPKFDASGLLTCVATDAATGEVLMVAHMNDEALRKTIASGEAWYYSRSRQALWRKGESSGHTQHVVEMRMDCDQDAIWIRVEQHGAACHTGRHSCFYRQIVAADGDTRLSFVDADRHFDPTKVYRK
- a CDS encoding APC family permease codes for the protein MAASETGSAALTGPLPGSGSTVSVLVAIAIVVADMIGVGVFTSLGFQVKDLPSGFSILLLWTVGGVVALCGVFSYSELGAMFPRSSGEYNFLGRAYHPAFGFVAGWVSATVGFAAPVALAAMAFGEYGKSVFPNAPPLALAIGVVWLVSLVQLTGVRHSSTFQLIATILKVLLIVGFLVSGFVIGTPQPVSFAPSSSDLTYIASAPFAISLVFVMYSFSGWNAATYIIGEVRQPERNVPRAMLTGTLIVMVLYIALNAVFLHTAPIGELAGQLDVARISGSHIFGEFGGRIVGAMICFGLISSISAMMWIGPRVMMTMGEDIPVLRLFAGRSAGGAPALAILFQLVVASLMLLTRSFEAVLDFIQFALLFCSFFTVLGVIKLRITRPDLPRPYRTWGYPVTPVVFLLMTGFMMYYLLTERPLQSALGILMMFSGLLIYAVFRQRAGDAVTSVPGRE